A stretch of the Ensifer sp. PDNC004 genome encodes the following:
- a CDS encoding lipo-like protein, giving the protein MRTIYPLSESKDTVLDRLGARLAARLQAQTSGYEPYTPSDQETLARTLRPGDILLIEGNQKVSAAIKYLTQSTWSHAAFFAGDQMPLTLDQATLPVIERPQLIEVNIGEGCVAVPLKKYASFNTRICRPIALTPDDRTALVGFMISRLGMKYDLKNILDMLRYFLPTPPVPVRWRRRLLAFGSGDPTRAICSTLIAAAFEQIRYPILPEVTRAPGRAAATSTYSREEILHIRHHSLYTPRDFDLSPFFAIVKPTLEFGFDYKRLRWHADEESNSSKSV; this is encoded by the coding sequence ATGAGGACCATCTATCCGCTTTCCGAAAGCAAAGACACAGTGTTGGATCGTCTCGGCGCAAGGCTCGCCGCGCGCCTGCAGGCGCAGACATCCGGCTACGAGCCCTACACGCCATCCGATCAGGAAACGCTGGCGCGCACGCTGCGCCCGGGCGACATTCTCCTGATCGAAGGTAACCAGAAGGTTTCGGCAGCGATCAAGTATCTGACGCAATCGACCTGGTCGCATGCCGCCTTCTTTGCCGGTGACCAGATGCCGCTGACGCTCGATCAGGCGACACTGCCCGTCATCGAGCGGCCGCAACTGATCGAGGTAAACATCGGCGAGGGCTGCGTTGCCGTGCCGTTGAAGAAATACGCCTCGTTCAACACCCGCATCTGCCGGCCTATCGCGCTGACGCCGGATGATCGCACAGCACTCGTCGGCTTCATGATCTCGAGGCTCGGGATGAAATACGACCTGAAGAACATTCTGGACATGCTGCGCTACTTCTTGCCGACACCGCCGGTTCCGGTGCGCTGGCGGCGGCGCCTGCTTGCCTTCGGTTCCGGCGACCCGACACGGGCGATCTGCTCGACGCTGATTGCCGCCGCCTTCGAGCAGATCCGCTATCCGATCCTGCCCGAGGTTACCCGCGCGCCCGGACGGGCGGCCGCAACCTCGACCTATTCACGCGAAGAGATCCTGCACATCCGCCACCATTCGCTCTACACGCCCAGGGATTTCGACCTCTCGCCGTTCTTTGCGATCGTCAAGCCGACGCTGGAGTTCGGCTTCGACTACAAGCGATTGCGCTGGCATGCGGACGAAGAGAGCAATTCCAGCAAGAGTGTGTAG
- a CDS encoding transglutaminase-like cysteine peptidase, translated as MASWTGVKGSIAAFCALFISANTAIPAQAGSSPWMQTGSATSQPIGHYEFCQKYKSECNVRSKGTVAARVTERGWATIRQVNATVNREITPMTDLELHGRDEVWSYPDGAGDCEDFVLEKRKRLMSKGFSASDLLITVVRKPDGEGHAVLTVRTAQGDFILDNLENGVKLWTHTPYRYLKRQASNHSGRWVTIQNGAEVLVGSVGN; from the coding sequence ATGGCGTCTTGGACTGGAGTTAAGGGAAGTATCGCGGCGTTCTGCGCACTTTTCATTTCAGCAAACACGGCAATCCCCGCACAGGCGGGATCGTCTCCCTGGATGCAGACTGGCTCGGCGACCTCGCAGCCGATCGGCCACTACGAATTCTGCCAGAAATACAAGAGCGAGTGCAACGTACGCTCCAAGGGAACCGTCGCTGCACGCGTGACCGAACGGGGCTGGGCAACGATCCGGCAGGTGAACGCGACCGTCAACCGCGAGATCACGCCGATGACCGACCTGGAACTGCACGGCCGGGACGAAGTCTGGTCCTATCCGGACGGCGCTGGCGACTGCGAAGACTTCGTACTCGAAAAGCGCAAGCGCCTGATGAGCAAGGGCTTCTCGGCAAGCGACCTGTTGATCACGGTGGTGCGCAAGCCCGACGGCGAAGGCCATGCGGTATTGACCGTGCGCACCGCGCAGGGCGACTTCATCCTCGACAACCTCGAAAACGGCGTCAAGCTATGGACCCATACGCCCTACCGCTACCTGAAGCGCCAGGCGTCCAACCACAGCGGCCGCTGGGTCACCATCCAGAACGGCGCGGAAGTCCTCGTCGGCTCGGTCGGCAACTGA
- a CDS encoding cyclopropane-fatty-acyl-phospholipid synthase family protein: MFPLSHMMKSFIRKGRLTVIDADGKRHVYSGTPGPEVTMRLTDKKLYRSLVFNAELAAGEAYMDGTMRFEEGSTLRDFLTLFSINRLSLGSYPIQKLLRAVKMRFRKRQQANPKGKAQQNVAHHYDLGNEFYKLFLDENMLYSCAYFREPNETLETAQRNKLRLLASKLCLEPGMKVLDIGCGWGDLAMYLAQLADVQVLGVTLSKEQQALATERARKAGLSDRVRFELKDYRDVQGPFDRIVSVGMFEHVGVHHYDEFFKKLNALMPDDGLAVLHSIGHMSPPGMASSWLRKYIFPGAYSPALSEVFEVVERNSLWVSDLEFLRVHYATTLAHWGARFDANRDKVIALYDERFARMWEFYLISAEMMFRTGSQLVFHMQLSRSRDAAPIVRDYITDRQRDYMAREQALALHL; this comes from the coding sequence ATGTTCCCATTGTCGCATATGATGAAGTCGTTCATTCGCAAGGGTCGCCTGACGGTGATCGATGCCGATGGCAAGAGGCACGTTTATTCCGGGACGCCCGGGCCGGAAGTGACGATGCGGCTCACCGACAAGAAGCTCTATCGCAGCCTCGTCTTCAATGCGGAACTGGCCGCCGGCGAAGCCTATATGGATGGCACCATGCGCTTCGAGGAGGGCTCCACCCTCCGGGATTTCCTGACGCTGTTTTCGATCAACCGCCTGTCGCTCGGCTCCTACCCGATCCAGAAGTTGCTGCGCGCGGTAAAGATGCGCTTCCGCAAGCGCCAGCAGGCCAACCCCAAGGGCAAGGCACAGCAGAACGTCGCGCATCACTACGATCTCGGCAACGAGTTCTACAAGCTGTTCCTCGACGAGAACATGCTCTACTCCTGCGCCTACTTCCGCGAGCCGAACGAGACGCTCGAGACGGCGCAGCGCAACAAGCTGAGGTTGCTTGCCTCCAAGCTTTGCCTGGAGCCCGGCATGAAGGTGCTCGATATCGGCTGCGGCTGGGGCGACCTTGCGATGTATCTCGCGCAGCTCGCCGATGTTCAGGTGCTCGGCGTGACGCTTTCCAAGGAGCAGCAGGCGCTTGCCACCGAACGGGCGCGCAAGGCTGGCCTTTCGGATCGGGTGCGCTTCGAACTCAAGGACTATCGCGATGTCCAGGGACCGTTCGACCGCATCGTCTCGGTCGGCATGTTCGAACATGTCGGCGTGCATCACTATGACGAGTTCTTCAAGAAGCTTAACGCACTGATGCCGGACGACGGGCTTGCGGTGCTGCATTCGATCGGCCACATGAGCCCGCCCGGCATGGCGAGCTCCTGGCTTCGCAAGTACATCTTCCCGGGCGCCTACTCGCCGGCGCTGTCGGAGGTCTTCGAGGTCGTCGAGCGCAACAGCCTCTGGGTTTCCGATCTCGAATTCCTGCGGGTGCACTATGCAACGACGCTAGCCCATTGGGGCGCGCGCTTCGACGCGAACCGCGACAAGGTGATCGCCCTCTACGACGAGCGCTTTGCCCGCATGTGGGAGTTCTATCTGATCAGTGCCGAGATGATGTTCCGCACCGGCAGCCAGCTCGTCTTCCACATGCAGCTGTCGCGCTCGCGCGATGCGGCGCCGATCGTGCGCGACTACATCACCGACCGCCAGCGCGACTACATGGCCCGCGAACAGGCGCTCGCGCTCCATCTCTAG
- a CDS encoding carboxymuconolactone decarboxylase family protein codes for MTDTKAVRYEQEISDVLGALADVHKTMDLHGLDRTIHNLVQLRASQINRCGFCVKMHTKESRAEGESNERLDRIIVWDQVSDFTPREKAALAWTEALTELEPRTDFAPLRAELRQHFSEKEISVITATVAMINLWNRIQISRH; via the coding sequence ATGACCGATACCAAAGCCGTCCGCTACGAACAGGAAATCTCCGATGTGCTTGGCGCGCTCGCCGACGTGCACAAGACCATGGACCTGCACGGACTCGACCGCACGATCCACAATCTCGTCCAGCTGCGCGCCTCGCAGATCAACCGCTGTGGCTTCTGCGTGAAGATGCACACCAAGGAGTCCCGCGCCGAGGGCGAGAGCAACGAGCGGCTCGACCGCATCATCGTCTGGGACCAGGTCAGTGATTTCACCCCGCGCGAGAAGGCAGCCCTTGCCTGGACCGAGGCACTGACCGAACTCGAGCCGCGCACCGACTTTGCGCCGCTTCGCGCCGAGCTGCGCCAGCATTTCAGCGAAAAGGAGATCAGCGTCATCACCGCGACGGTGGCGATGATCAACCTTTGGAACCGCATCCAGATCTCGAGGCACTGA
- the efp gene encoding elongation factor P — MVKVIASSVRKGNVLDVDGKLYVVLTAQNFHPGKGTPVTQVDMRRISDGVKVSERYRTTEQVERAFVEDREHTFLYEDAEGFHFMNPESYDQLVMSTEDIGDLKAYLQEGMAVILSIHEGLAIAIDLPRHVTLEITETEPVVKGQTASSSYKPAVLSNGVRTLVPPHIQAGTRVVIATEDGSYVERAKD; from the coding sequence ATGGTCAAGGTCATCGCTTCATCTGTCCGTAAGGGCAACGTACTCGACGTCGACGGCAAGCTCTATGTCGTGCTTACCGCCCAGAACTTCCACCCGGGCAAGGGCACGCCGGTCACCCAGGTCGACATGCGCCGCATTTCCGACGGCGTGAAGGTCTCCGAACGCTACCGCACGACCGAACAGGTCGAGCGCGCCTTCGTCGAAGACCGCGAGCACACCTTCCTCTACGAAGACGCCGAAGGCTTCCACTTCATGAACCCGGAAAGCTATGACCAGCTGGTCATGAGCACGGAGGATATCGGCGACCTCAAGGCCTACCTGCAGGAAGGCATGGCCGTCATTCTTTCGATCCACGAAGGCCTGGCGATCGCCATCGACCTGCCGCGCCACGTGACGCTCGAAATCACCGAGACCGAGCCGGTCGTCAAGGGCCAGACGGCTTCGTCGTCCTACAAGCCGGCGGTTCTGTCGAACGGCGTTCGCACGCTCGTTCCGCCGCACATCCAGGCCGGCACCCGCGTCGTCATTGCGACGGAAGACGGTTCCTACGTCGAGCGCGCCAAGGACTGA
- the mbfA gene encoding iron exporter MbfA, producing the protein MFSRLFSRSKRPFLSLSEQEILALAISSEEDDGRIYLAYADALRAQYPHSAKVFEEMAEEESHHRQWLIDLHVQRFGNRIPLIRREHVRDFPERKPDWLIAEMPIEKAREEAEAMEEAAHRFYVEAATRTQDAATRKLLGDLAIAEKSHESLARRLGEQHTPEDVRAEEDQTARRQFILTYVQPGLAGLMDGSVSTLAPIFAAAFATQDTWQTFLVGLSASVGAGISMGFTEAAHDDGKLSGRGSPIKRGLASGIMTALGGLGHALPYLIPHFWTATATAAAIVFVELWAIAFIQNRYMETPFLRAAFQVVLGGGLVLAAGILIGNA; encoded by the coding sequence ATGTTTTCCCGTCTTTTCTCCCGTTCCAAGCGCCCGTTTTTGTCCCTGAGCGAGCAGGAAATCCTGGCGCTCGCGATCTCCTCCGAAGAGGACGACGGGCGCATTTATCTCGCCTATGCCGATGCGCTTCGGGCGCAATACCCCCACTCGGCAAAAGTGTTCGAGGAGATGGCGGAGGAGGAAAGTCACCACAGGCAATGGTTGATCGATCTGCACGTCCAGCGTTTCGGCAACCGCATCCCGCTCATCCGGCGCGAGCATGTGCGCGACTTCCCCGAGCGCAAGCCCGACTGGCTGATTGCCGAAATGCCGATCGAAAAGGCGCGCGAGGAAGCCGAAGCGATGGAGGAGGCGGCGCACCGCTTCTATGTCGAGGCCGCGACCAGAACCCAGGATGCGGCCACCCGCAAGCTGCTCGGCGATCTCGCGATTGCCGAAAAGTCGCATGAATCGCTGGCCCGTCGGCTTGGCGAACAGCACACGCCCGAGGACGTGCGCGCCGAGGAGGACCAGACCGCGCGCCGCCAGTTCATCCTGACTTACGTCCAGCCCGGTCTCGCCGGCCTGATGGACGGCTCGGTGTCGACGCTGGCGCCGATCTTCGCCGCCGCATTCGCGACCCAGGACACCTGGCAGACCTTCCTCGTCGGTCTCTCGGCCTCCGTCGGTGCCGGTATTTCCATGGGCTTCACCGAAGCTGCCCATGATGACGGCAAGCTTTCCGGTCGCGGCTCGCCGATCAAACGCGGCCTGGCGTCGGGCATCATGACCGCGCTTGGCGGTCTCGGCCATGCGCTGCCCTATCTGATCCCGCACTTCTGGACGGCGACCGCGACGGCGGCCGCGATCGTCTTCGTCGAGCTTTGGGCGATCGCCTTCATCCAGAACCGCTACATGGAAACGCCGTTCCTCAGGGCCGCTTTCCAGGTGGTGCTCGGCGGCGGTCTGGTGCTGGCGGCCGGCATCCTGATCGGCAACGCCTGA
- a CDS encoding carboxylesterase, which translates to MQDTPAETKISFIEVGAAEAARKIAMRVRHADKPTDGQPTLVWLGGYRSDMTGTKAVEVERYAMERGADCVRFDYSGHGASGGAFADGTISRWLEESLAVIDQAAPGRVVLIGSSMGCWIALRVIQELRRRGDGNRVAGLVLIAPAPDFTAELIEPNLTDAERASLSERGYFEQPSEYSPEPNIFTRALIEDGRKNRVLDGTISTGCPVHILQGMRDPDVPYTHALRLMEHLPADDVVMTLIRDGDHRLSREEDIAKMKQAIGTMLA; encoded by the coding sequence ATGCAGGATACGCCAGCCGAGACGAAAATCAGCTTCATCGAGGTCGGCGCAGCGGAGGCCGCGCGCAAGATCGCGATGCGCGTGCGGCATGCCGACAAGCCGACGGACGGGCAGCCGACGCTGGTCTGGCTCGGCGGCTACCGCTCGGACATGACAGGCACCAAGGCGGTCGAGGTCGAGCGCTATGCGATGGAGCGAGGCGCTGACTGCGTGCGCTTCGATTATTCCGGCCATGGCGCCTCCGGCGGCGCCTTCGCCGACGGCACGATCTCGCGGTGGCTCGAAGAAAGCCTTGCCGTCATCGACCAGGCCGCACCCGGACGCGTGGTGCTGATCGGCTCGTCGATGGGCTGCTGGATTGCCTTGCGGGTCATCCAGGAACTCCGGCGCCGGGGCGACGGAAACCGGGTCGCCGGCCTCGTGCTGATCGCGCCGGCACCCGACTTTACCGCCGAACTGATCGAACCCAACCTGACGGATGCGGAGCGGGCTTCGCTTTCCGAACGCGGCTATTTCGAACAGCCTTCCGAATATAGCCCCGAGCCGAACATCTTTACCCGCGCGCTGATCGAGGACGGGCGAAAGAACCGGGTGCTCGACGGCACGATCTCGACCGGCTGCCCGGTGCACATCCTGCAGGGCATGCGCGACCCCGACGTGCCCTATACCCACGCCTTGCGGCTGATGGAGCACCTGCCCGCCGACGACGTCGTGATGACGCTCATTCGCGATGGCGATCATCGCCTCTCGCGCGAAGAAGACATTGCTAAAATGAAACAGGCGATCGGCACGATGCTCGCCTGA
- the epmA gene encoding EF-P lysine aminoacylase EpmA, protein MSHASPWWTPDVHADRRPFLLGRNRIQSALRRFFETRDFIEVDTATLQVSPGNEAHLHAFATEALDHDGSGHALYLHTSPEFACKKLLAAGEQRIACFAHVYRNRERGPLHHPEFTMLEWYRTGESYEALMRDSAEILALAAETTGTKQFVFQGQACDPFAAPERLSVADAFERFAGIDLLASMAANGETDRETLAAAMAEAGLRVAHDDTWADLFSRVLVEKVEPHLGFGRATILDEYPTAEAALARPAARDRRVAERFELYACGVELANAFGELTDAAEQRRRFEMEMVEKARVYGETYPLDEDFLAALAIMPEASGIALGFDRLVMLATGASRIDQVLWAPVAETRA, encoded by the coding sequence ATGTCGCATGCCTCACCCTGGTGGACACCCGATGTCCATGCCGACCGGCGCCCGTTTCTTCTCGGCCGCAACCGGATCCAATCGGCATTGCGCCGGTTCTTCGAGACACGCGATTTCATCGAGGTCGACACGGCAACGCTGCAGGTCTCGCCCGGCAACGAGGCGCATCTGCATGCCTTCGCCACAGAAGCGCTCGACCACGACGGCTCCGGCCATGCGCTCTATTTGCACACCTCGCCGGAATTTGCCTGCAAGAAGCTGCTGGCGGCCGGCGAACAGCGCATCGCCTGTTTCGCCCATGTCTACCGCAACCGCGAGCGCGGACCACTGCACCACCCCGAGTTCACCATGCTCGAATGGTATCGCACTGGCGAGAGCTATGAGGCCTTGATGCGCGACAGCGCCGAGATCTTGGCGCTTGCGGCGGAAACGACCGGCACGAAGCAGTTCGTTTTCCAGGGGCAGGCCTGCGATCCCTTTGCCGCGCCGGAGCGCCTCAGCGTGGCGGACGCCTTCGAGCGTTTTGCCGGCATCGACCTGTTGGCCTCGATGGCCGCCAACGGCGAAACCGACCGCGAAACTCTTGCCGCAGCGATGGCCGAGGCCGGTCTTCGGGTCGCCCATGACGACACCTGGGCCGACCTCTTCAGCCGCGTGCTCGTCGAAAAGGTCGAGCCGCATCTCGGCTTTGGCCGCGCGACGATCCTCGACGAATACCCGACGGCGGAAGCCGCGCTCGCCCGCCCCGCCGCGCGCGACCGTCGCGTTGCCGAACGCTTCGAGCTCTATGCCTGTGGCGTCGAACTTGCGAATGCCTTTGGCGAGCTGACCGACGCGGCCGAGCAGCGCCGGCGCTTCGAGATGGAAATGGTCGAAAAGGCCCGCGTCTATGGCGAGACCTATCCGCTCGACGAGGATTTTTTGGCGGCACTCGCGATCATGCCCGAAGCAAGCGGCATTGCGCTCGGCTTCGACCGGCTGGTGATGCTCGCAACCGGGGCGTCGCGCATCGACCAGGTGCTCTGGGCGCCCGTGGCGGAGACACGAGCGTGA
- the sigJ gene encoding RNA polymerase sigma factor SigJ, giving the protein MNDRQHMQIFEEARPRLLGLAYRILGSRADAEDAVQDTFLKWQEVDRLSIETPAAWLTTACTRRCLDLLKAAHRKRVDYVGAWLPEPIHTASDDNAEEKLALTSSLTTAFLLMLERLTPKERAAYLLHEIFGQPYDEVAETLDMQETAARKLVSRAKTNIGLEKARHQTPRERQDELLSAFHQAIHGGNVTGLSALLSADVKLTADGGGKVATVLGVLAGKETVLAFIVERLTEYWSHYVWEIGDINGGRGIVLRDEAKNEIAATVAFGYDGDGNVNDIFIMRNPEKLTRFGEAALH; this is encoded by the coding sequence ATGAACGACCGGCAGCATATGCAGATCTTCGAGGAGGCGCGCCCGCGCCTTCTCGGCCTTGCCTACCGCATCCTCGGCTCGCGCGCGGATGCCGAAGATGCGGTGCAGGACACGTTTCTGAAATGGCAGGAGGTCGACCGCCTGTCGATCGAAACGCCGGCTGCGTGGCTGACGACGGCCTGCACGCGGCGCTGCCTCGACCTCCTGAAAGCGGCTCACCGCAAGCGCGTCGACTATGTCGGCGCATGGCTGCCCGAGCCGATCCATACGGCGAGCGACGACAATGCCGAAGAGAAACTGGCGCTGACCTCCTCGCTCACCACCGCGTTCCTTTTGATGCTCGAACGGCTGACGCCGAAGGAGCGCGCCGCCTACCTGCTGCACGAGATCTTCGGCCAGCCCTATGACGAAGTGGCCGAAACGCTCGACATGCAGGAAACCGCCGCCCGCAAGCTGGTGTCGCGCGCCAAGACCAATATCGGGCTCGAAAAGGCCCGGCACCAGACGCCGCGTGAGAGACAGGACGAACTGCTTTCGGCCTTCCACCAGGCAATCCACGGCGGCAATGTCACCGGGCTCTCGGCCCTGCTTTCGGCCGATGTGAAGCTGACGGCCGACGGCGGCGGCAAGGTGGCGACCGTGCTCGGCGTGCTCGCCGGCAAGGAAACGGTGCTCGCCTTCATCGTCGAGCGGCTTACCGAATACTGGTCGCATTATGTTTGGGAAATCGGCGACATCAATGGCGGCCGCGGCATCGTGCTTCGGGACGAAGCGAAAAACGAGATCGCGGCAACCGTCGCCTTCGGCTATGACGGCGACGGAAACGTCAACGACATCTTCATCATGCGCAACCCGGAAAAGCTCACGCGTTTCGGCGAGGCTGCGCTCCACTGA
- a CDS encoding lysine-2,3-aminomutase-like protein produces MNVHRPIKTARELVDTGLIDEAKEAAVAAVAERYAVAISPAIAGLIDPDDPDDPIARQFVPDAAELTLLPEEREDPIGDKPHSPVTGIVHRYPDRVLLKAVHVCPVYCRFCFRREMVGPQGLGTLTPAELDAAIAYIAAHEEIWEVILTGGDPLVLSPRRLTELMERLKPIPHVKIVRFHTRVPVVEPARIDADLIAALKASGKATYVALHANHPRELTDEARAASARLIDAGIVMVSQSVLLKGVNDDAEVLASLMRAFVETRIKPYYLHHPDLAPGTSHFRLTIEEGQALVAALRGRVSGLCQPTYILDIPGGHGKAVISAASIADEGGGCYTVTDFRGGEHSYPPKA; encoded by the coding sequence GTGAACGTGCACCGCCCGATCAAGACCGCGCGCGAACTCGTCGATACCGGCCTTATCGACGAAGCCAAGGAGGCAGCGGTTGCCGCTGTTGCCGAGCGTTATGCCGTCGCGATCAGCCCTGCGATTGCCGGTCTCATCGATCCCGACGATCCCGATGACCCGATCGCCCGCCAGTTCGTGCCCGACGCAGCCGAACTGACGCTGCTGCCTGAGGAACGCGAGGACCCGATCGGTGACAAGCCGCACAGCCCCGTCACCGGCATCGTTCACCGCTATCCGGACCGGGTGCTCCTGAAGGCCGTGCATGTCTGCCCGGTCTATTGCCGTTTCTGCTTCCGCCGCGAGATGGTCGGGCCGCAGGGTCTCGGCACGCTGACGCCGGCCGAACTCGATGCGGCGATCGCCTATATCGCCGCGCACGAGGAAATCTGGGAGGTGATCCTCACCGGCGGTGATCCGCTAGTGTTGTCGCCGCGCCGGCTCACCGAACTCATGGAACGGCTGAAGCCGATCCCACATGTGAAGATCGTCCGCTTCCACACCCGCGTTCCCGTGGTCGAGCCGGCGCGCATCGACGCCGACCTGATCGCGGCGCTGAAGGCCAGCGGAAAGGCGACCTATGTGGCGCTGCATGCCAACCACCCGCGCGAGCTGACGGACGAGGCGCGTGCCGCCTCTGCCCGCCTGATCGATGCCGGCATCGTCATGGTCAGCCAGTCGGTGCTCTTGAAGGGCGTCAACGACGATGCCGAAGTGCTTGCCAGCCTGATGCGCGCCTTCGTCGAGACACGGATCAAGCCCTATTACCTTCACCACCCGGACCTCGCGCCCGGTACCAGCCATTTCCGCCTGACGATCGAGGAAGGCCAGGCGCTGGTCGCCGCCCTGCGCGGCCGGGTCTCCGGTCTCTGCCAGCCCACCTACATCCTCGACATTCCCGGCGGGCACGGCAAGGCGGTGATCAGCGCTGCCTCGATCGCGGACGAAGGCGGCGGCTGTTACACGGTCACGGATTTTCGCGGCGGCGAGCACAGCTACCCACCGAAAGCCTGA
- a CDS encoding MFS transporter → MLEKTSAPHQETGWRALLTGGNAVHSLVLSGGVALHALNIYVVTTIMPSIVREIGGLEYYAWSTTVFVAASILGAALSARLLGAVGAGGAYAIGALVFGLGTLLCAAAPSMEMLLAGRAIQGFGGGLLYALAYGVIREVFRPELWTRAIGLISATWGTATLVGPAIGGMFAEFSTWRVAFWSLLPLTALLATLAFSTLPRKAAGESVRTPLPLAQLALLVAIVLALSVASTLTTAAEQLGCVGAAILMFLALLVVEKRATGKLLPSGSFTPASPLAALYATITLLMVGLQPEIYVPYLLQELHGLSPLVAGYIAALMSIGWTAGSMTSAHWHGERAKQTIFAGPAFGFVGLALIALFMPMTGSEFMTIAVPLSIGIMAVGFGMGFAWPHIVTAVYEFAPEGEAEKASSSITTVQLFAAALGAALAGLTANLAGIETPSTDGVATATRWLFWLFALMPALAVLTAGRVWRARRVAK, encoded by the coding sequence ATGCTCGAAAAAACATCCGCTCCCCATCAGGAAACCGGCTGGCGCGCGCTTTTGACCGGCGGCAACGCCGTGCATTCGCTGGTGCTCAGCGGTGGCGTCGCGCTGCACGCGCTCAACATCTACGTCGTGACGACGATCATGCCGTCGATCGTGCGCGAGATCGGTGGGCTCGAATATTACGCCTGGAGCACGACCGTCTTCGTCGCCGCCTCGATCCTCGGCGCGGCCCTGTCGGCCCGGCTGCTTGGTGCCGTCGGCGCCGGCGGCGCCTATGCGATCGGTGCGCTCGTCTTCGGCCTGGGCACGCTCCTCTGCGCCGCGGCCCCGTCAATGGAGATGCTGCTTGCCGGCCGGGCGATCCAGGGCTTTGGCGGCGGGCTGCTCTATGCGCTTGCCTATGGCGTGATCCGCGAGGTCTTCCGGCCGGAGCTCTGGACCCGCGCCATCGGCCTGATTTCGGCCACCTGGGGCACGGCGACGCTGGTCGGCCCGGCGATCGGTGGCATGTTCGCCGAGTTTTCCACCTGGCGCGTCGCCTTCTGGTCGCTCTTGCCGCTGACGGCGTTATTGGCGACGCTCGCCTTCTCGACCTTGCCGCGCAAGGCTGCCGGCGAAAGCGTGCGCACACCGCTTCCCTTGGCGCAACTGGCGCTGCTCGTCGCCATCGTGCTTGCGCTTTCCGTCGCCAGCACGCTGACCACGGCGGCCGAGCAGTTAGGCTGCGTCGGCGCCGCAATCCTCATGTTCCTGGCGCTGCTCGTCGTCGAGAAGCGGGCGACCGGCAAATTGCTCCCCTCCGGCAGCTTCACCCCGGCCTCCCCGCTGGCAGCCCTTTATGCTACGATCACCCTGCTGATGGTCGGCCTGCAGCCGGAAATCTATGTGCCGTACCTCTTGCAGGAGTTGCACGGCTTGTCGCCGCTGGTCGCCGGCTACATTGCGGCGCTGATGTCGATCGGTTGGACTGCCGGGTCGATGACAAGCGCCCACTGGCACGGCGAAAGGGCGAAGCAGACGATTTTTGCCGGCCCGGCCTTCGGCTTCGTCGGCCTGGCATTGATTGCGCTGTTCATGCCGATGACGGGCTCTGAATTCATGACGATCGCCGTGCCGCTCAGCATCGGCATCATGGCGGTCGGTTTCGGCATGGGCTTTGCCTGGCCGCACATCGTGACGGCCGTCTACGAATTTGCGCCGGAGGGCGAAGCGGAGAAGGCCTCGAGTTCGATTACCACGGTTCAGCTCTTCGCCGCAGCGCTCGGCGCGGCGCTTGCCGGACTGACAGCCAATCTCGCCGGCATCGAAACGCCGTCGACGGATGGCGTAGCAACGGCGACGCGCTGGCTCTTCTGGCTGTTCGCGCTGATGCCAGCGCTGGCCGTGCTGACAGCCGGACGCGTCTGGCGGGCGCGGCGGGTGGCAAAATAG